In Colwellia sp. M166, a genomic segment contains:
- a CDS encoding efflux RND transporter periplasmic adaptor subunit, whose translation MSSTTLGKNIKPIVMGMIIGGIITVGAYAVLAPVGSGQSTSAASAEKKPLYWVAPMDANYRRDKPGKSPMGMDLVAVYDDGGKGPDEGVGTIRISSDVINNLGVRTATVGYKSLHTEINTVGYVAYNQDKLVHIHPRVQGWIEKLHVKAIGDPVTKGQALYEIYSPELVNAQEELLLALDRKNSRLISAAKNRLAALQLPKQAIAKLQKTKKVQQRITFYAPQNGVVENLKIREGFFVKPGSTLLSIGDLSEVWVDAEVFERQADQVKMGTPVTMTLDYLPGKTWTGQVDYIYPTLDAKTRTVKVRLRFNNDNEVFKPNMFAQIAIHTTGDERALLIPKEALIRTGNQDRVVLALGEGSFKSVAVSVGRYDSESVEILAGISEGEKIVTSAQFLLDSESSKSSDFKRMNHDDSSLDESTPASVWVSAKVQSLMADHKMLTLAHEAIPEWDWPEMTMDFIATDAVDFAQLNEGLSLHVEVTKTAAGDYQISNIHVPDAPANDADVMTDMQMSKNSEQNSDMSSATVTGTINSLMVEHGMINISRSAIEKWNRAAATVDFITDDGVSLAGLSQGMLVKFSFEIRDGNFVIVEISPITDGETSAVTSSIEAPAVDHSNH comes from the coding sequence TTAGGAAAAAACATTAAACCAATTGTTATGGGTATGATCATTGGCGGTATTATCACCGTTGGCGCCTATGCAGTATTAGCGCCAGTTGGCAGTGGCCAGAGCACAAGTGCGGCATCAGCAGAAAAAAAACCATTGTATTGGGTTGCACCTATGGATGCTAATTACCGCCGCGACAAGCCTGGTAAGTCGCCAATGGGCATGGATTTGGTGGCAGTATATGACGATGGTGGCAAAGGTCCTGATGAAGGTGTTGGCACCATCCGAATTTCCTCTGATGTCATTAATAATTTGGGGGTTCGTACAGCAACAGTTGGTTATAAATCATTACACACTGAAATCAATACGGTTGGTTACGTTGCTTACAATCAGGACAAATTAGTCCATATCCATCCGCGAGTGCAAGGCTGGATCGAAAAACTTCATGTTAAAGCCATAGGTGATCCAGTCACAAAGGGCCAAGCGTTATACGAGATATACTCACCCGAGTTAGTTAATGCGCAAGAAGAGCTATTGTTGGCGTTAGATCGTAAAAATAGTCGATTGATTAGCGCAGCGAAAAATCGTTTAGCGGCTTTACAATTACCTAAACAAGCGATTGCTAAGCTGCAAAAAACTAAAAAAGTTCAACAGCGCATTACCTTTTATGCACCACAAAACGGTGTGGTTGAGAATTTAAAAATCCGTGAAGGCTTTTTTGTTAAACCAGGTTCAACATTATTGTCTATTGGTGACTTATCTGAAGTTTGGGTTGATGCCGAGGTTTTTGAACGACAAGCAGATCAAGTGAAAATGGGCACGCCAGTGACCATGACACTGGATTATCTGCCAGGTAAAACTTGGACAGGTCAAGTTGACTATATCTATCCTACTCTTGATGCGAAAACCCGTACGGTGAAAGTTCGTTTACGTTTTAATAACGATAATGAGGTTTTTAAACCTAATATGTTCGCGCAAATTGCTATTCATACTACCGGTGATGAACGTGCACTGCTTATCCCTAAAGAAGCACTGATTAGAACCGGCAATCAAGATAGAGTTGTGCTCGCGTTAGGTGAGGGCAGTTTTAAGTCGGTAGCTGTTAGCGTAGGGCGTTATGACAGTGAAAGTGTTGAGATACTTGCCGGTATTAGCGAGGGAGAAAAAATCGTTACTTCAGCGCAGTTCTTACTTGATTCTGAATCAAGTAAATCATCGGACTTCAAGCGCATGAATCATGATGACTCAAGCTTAGATGAGAGCACGCCTGCTTCAGTTTGGGTGTCAGCAAAAGTACAAAGCTTGATGGCTGATCATAAAATGTTAACTTTAGCGCATGAAGCTATCCCTGAGTGGGATTGGCCTGAAATGACTATGGATTTTATTGCTACCGACGCGGTTGATTTTGCACAACTTAACGAAGGTCTTAGTTTACATGTTGAAGTGACAAAAACAGCTGCTGGCGACTACCAAATAAGTAATATTCATGTTCCTGATGCACCTGCTAATGATGCCGATGTGATGACAGACATGCAAATGTCTAAAAACAGCGAGCAAAATTCAGACATGTCTTCGGCGACCGTCACCGGTACCATCAACTCATTAATGGTTGAGCACGGTATGATCAATATCAGTCGCTCTGCTATTGAAAAATGGAATAGAGCAGCAGCAACCGTTGATTTTATCACTGATGATGGCGTTAGTTTGGCAGGACTAAGTCAAGGTATGTTGGTTAAATTCAGTTTTGAAATTCGTGATGGCAACTTTGTTATTGTTGAAATCTCTCCTATAACCGATGGTGAAACATCAGCCGTAACTTCGAGTATTGAAGCGCCTGCTGTTGATCACTCAAACCACTAA
- a CDS encoding 2Fe-2S iron-sulfur cluster-binding protein: MPLIRQIHKWASVIIGIQFLLWLLSGIFFNLMDHTKSAGHTYKSHTQQSVEVDRARLVEPNEVLHEFNSSISLEPIQLLETPYYLLTHQKGLYEDFENHYTLVNAYTGIKLTIDNGFASELAQQSYNGPGVVSSAKLLQYPLDDFPKQKNATWQVNFDDDINTSVYVEAGSGRIVGHSDELKRFADIFFMLHFMDYGNEGSFNNIQIILFAFVTLWLSLTGLIWTVDLGLRGQYKIKYFSKQQGVKLFDKNQKGIGTVTLSNHTNLLDGLIEHDIALPSTCGGGGTCGRCKVMINPIVKSTSADHLHFTDKELQQGYRLACQHFSNDVENMTLIDVTDAKKHSLVLSSSRFVSPFIKELRFKLETEQALAYKAGAFMRFFIPTAKGVSIPLNLPEHLKPHWHHIEHLEYEHLACTRSYSLAESSINTEELVFTIKIQTAPDHKSLPGAGSSYLCNLSVGKTIEALGPFEEFFVKENNNKTMVMLGAGSGMAPLKSIIEEQLALDAQSSHDLNEKVRNIHFFYGARSECDLLYSEQFYQLAEENDYFHYYPVLSKPNEEWLGSQGYAQEILALNIDILDDIDNIEFYLCGPQSMMTETMKLLKAHGVKESAIAFDAFS, encoded by the coding sequence ATGCCTTTAATTAGACAGATACATAAATGGGCGTCGGTCATTATTGGTATTCAATTTTTACTGTGGCTACTTAGTGGTATTTTCTTTAATTTGATGGATCATACAAAATCAGCAGGACATACCTATAAGAGTCATACTCAGCAGAGTGTTGAAGTAGATAGGGCACGTTTAGTTGAGCCAAATGAGGTGTTGCATGAATTTAACTCAAGTATTTCGCTAGAGCCAATACAACTGTTAGAAACACCTTATTATTTGCTTACTCATCAAAAAGGATTATATGAGGATTTTGAAAATCACTACACACTAGTTAATGCTTATACGGGAATTAAATTAACAATCGATAATGGCTTTGCCAGTGAATTGGCTCAGCAATCCTATAATGGCCCCGGCGTAGTAAGCTCGGCTAAGCTATTACAATATCCATTAGACGATTTTCCGAAGCAAAAAAATGCGACGTGGCAAGTCAACTTTGATGATGATATCAATACCAGTGTATATGTTGAGGCAGGCTCTGGCAGAATTGTTGGTCATAGTGATGAACTCAAACGCTTCGCCGATATCTTTTTCATGTTGCATTTTATGGATTATGGCAATGAAGGCAGTTTTAATAATATCCAAATTATCCTGTTTGCATTCGTTACCTTATGGCTCTCACTAACAGGCTTAATTTGGACTGTTGATTTAGGGCTTCGTGGACAGTATAAAATTAAATATTTTTCTAAACAGCAAGGTGTAAAACTATTTGATAAAAACCAGAAAGGTATAGGGACCGTTACTTTATCAAATCATACCAATTTACTCGATGGCCTTATCGAACATGATATTGCTTTACCATCTACCTGTGGTGGCGGTGGTACTTGTGGTCGCTGTAAAGTAATGATAAATCCAATTGTTAAATCTACATCAGCCGATCATTTGCATTTTACTGATAAAGAATTACAGCAGGGTTATCGATTAGCTTGTCAACATTTTAGTAATGATGTTGAAAACATGACATTAATTGATGTTACTGATGCGAAAAAACATTCATTGGTTTTATCGTCTAGTCGCTTTGTTAGTCCTTTTATTAAAGAGTTACGATTTAAGCTCGAAACAGAACAGGCACTAGCATACAAAGCCGGTGCATTTATGCGTTTTTTCATTCCCACAGCAAAGGGGGTCTCAATTCCTTTAAATTTGCCTGAACATTTGAAGCCTCATTGGCACCATATAGAGCATCTAGAATATGAGCATCTTGCGTGTACACGAAGTTATTCGCTGGCTGAGTCATCTATCAATACCGAGGAACTTGTTTTTACCATAAAAATTCAAACAGCTCCAGATCATAAGAGCTTACCTGGAGCAGGCTCTAGTTACCTTTGTAACCTCAGTGTAGGTAAAACCATTGAAGCTTTAGGTCCATTTGAAGAGTTTTTTGTAAAAGAAAACAACAATAAAACTATGGTGATGTTAGGCGCTGGTTCAGGTATGGCTCCTTTAAAATCAATCATTGAAGAGCAATTAGCGCTTGATGCGCAAAGCAGTCATGATCTAAATGAAAAAGTACGTAATATTCACTTTTTCTATGGAGCGCGTTCTGAATGTGATTTGCTCTACTCAGAACAGTTCTATCAGTTAGCTGAAGAAAATGACTATTTCCACTACTACCCTGTACTATCTAAGCCTAATGAAGAGTGGTTAGGTTCGCAAGGATATGCACAAGAAATATTAGCGCTAAATATAGATATTTTGGATGATATTGACAATATTGAATTTTATTTATGTGGCCCTCAGAGCATGATGACGGAAACAATGAAGTTATTAAAAGCGCATGGTGTGAAAGAAAGCGCAATTGCTTTTGATGCATTTTCATAA
- a CDS encoding UTRA domain-containing protein, which produces MVQPKYRLIADFIKDKIELMMWPEGFKIPSETDLATQFSASRMTARKSIDELVLKGLLKRVPSVGTFVEAPIAQSSLLEIKSISNEIKSRGHIHRMTVLSKLTLIPNDKLALKLGLTSQNKKIFKVIIIHFENETPIQLEERYVNAEKVPEFLEQNFNKITAHEYLSSVAPLTEAEISVEAVMPTKILKHNLHLQENIPCLKVSRMTLSNEQPISFATLYHPADKYKLTSVIYV; this is translated from the coding sequence ATGGTTCAACCTAAATACAGACTTATTGCTGACTTTATTAAAGATAAGATAGAGTTAATGATGTGGCCAGAAGGGTTTAAAATACCTTCTGAAACTGATTTAGCCACTCAGTTTTCAGCTAGCCGCATGACGGCAAGAAAATCTATTGATGAACTGGTGTTAAAAGGATTATTAAAAAGGGTTCCAAGCGTTGGTACCTTTGTAGAAGCCCCTATAGCTCAAAGCTCTTTATTAGAAATAAAAAGTATTTCAAATGAAATAAAATCTAGAGGGCATATACATCGCATGACGGTACTAAGCAAATTAACGTTAATACCTAACGATAAATTAGCTTTAAAACTTGGATTAACATCACAAAATAAAAAAATTTTTAAAGTTATTATTATTCATTTTGAAAATGAAACGCCCATTCAATTAGAAGAAAGGTACGTTAATGCAGAAAAAGTGCCTGAATTTCTAGAACAAAATTTTAACAAAATTACCGCTCATGAATATTTATCTTCTGTTGCTCCTTTAACTGAAGCTGAGATTTCTGTTGAGGCGGTTATGCCTACTAAAATTTTAAAACATAATTTACACTTACAAGAAAACATCCCCTGTTTAAAAGTTTCAAGAATGACACTATCTAATGAACAGCCTATTAGTTTTGCGACTCTATATCATCCGGCTGATAAATATAAACTAACAAGTGTCATATATGTATAA